A genomic segment from Pleurodeles waltl isolate 20211129_DDA chromosome 9, aPleWal1.hap1.20221129, whole genome shotgun sequence encodes:
- the LOC138259691 gene encoding uncharacterized protein, which produces MEETNPSTPAEAVRVTPPPPPPVVTGPTPPAEEVQPSPPAEAAQEAPPSAATLHPSPSAEAAQEAPPSVTTLEPSPPAEAAQEAPQSATTLQPSPTAEAAQETPPSSTNVQPSPPADAM; this is translated from the coding sequence atggaaGAGACGaatccctctactccagcggaggctgtcagggtgacacctccaccaccaccaccagtggtcacagggcccacaccgccagctgaggaagtgcagccatcaccacctgcagaggctgcccaggaggcacctccatctgctgcCACACTGCATCCATCGCcatctgcagaggctgcccaggaggcacctccatctgtcaccacactggagccatcaccacctgcagaggctgcccaggaggcacctcaatctgccaccacactgcagccatcaccaactgcagaggctgcccaggagacaccgccATCttccaccaacgtgcagccatcaccaccagcagacgccatgtag